GCGGGGTGCGCGACGCGATGCTGGTGCCGCTCGCCGGCCGCCCCGGCGCGCTCGGGCTGCTGCTCGTCGGCAACCGCCTCGGCACGCTGGCGGGTGGCTTCGCCGACGCCGACGCGACAGTCTTCGCGACCGTCGGGCGGCAGATGCAGATCGCGCTCGACAACGGCCGCCTCGAGCGCAACATCGCCAGCATCACCGCCCTCAAGGACGAGATGCGCTACCAGGCGCTGCACGACCCGCTCACCGGCCTCGCCAACCGGGTGCAGTTCGCCGCCCGCGTCGAGGAGGTGCTGCGCGACGCGGCCGGCGAGCCGGTGGCGTTGCTGTTCGTCGACCTGGACGACTTCAAGACCGTCAACGACACGCTCGGCCACGCCGCCGGCGACGACCTGCTCCGCCAGGTCGCCGACCGGATCCGCCCCCGCCTGCGGCCCGACGACGTGGCGGCGCGCCTCGGCGGCGACGAGTTCGCGATCTGCCTCGCCGGCGTCCGCGACGCCGCCGCCGCGCGGGTCGTGGCGCAGCGGCTGCTCGCCGCGCTCGCCGAGCCGGTCGACGTCGACGGCCACCCGATGACCATCCGCGCCAGCGTCGGCATCGCGATCGGCGGCGCCGAGACCGACCCGGCGGCGTTGCTGCGGCACGCCGACACCGCCATGTACATGGCGAAGATGCAGGGCAAGGGCCGGTTCGAGGTGTTCGACGCCGGGCTGGACGAGCACGTGCACGAACGCCAGCTCCTCAAGGCCGACCTCGCGCGCGCCGCCGTCCGCAACGAGTTCTTCGTGCAGTACCAGCCGGTCGTCGACGTCGCGACGCGGCGGCTGGTCGGCGCCGAGGCGCTGGTGCGGTGGCAGCGGCCCGGGCGCGGCGTCGTCCCGCCGGACGAGTTCGTCGGCGCGGCCGAGGAGATCGGCGTCATCCACGACCTCGGCACCTACGTCCTGCGCACCGCCTGCCGGCACCTGCGCGAGTGGCGCGCGGACTGGCTGGCCGACCCGGCGTTCTCCCTCGGCGTCAACGTCTCCGCGAAGCAGCTCCTGCACCCGGCGTTCGTCGATGACGTCGCGGCCGTCCTCGCCGACAGCGGCGTCGACCCGGTGCAGGTGACGCTCGAGGTCACCGAGAGCGTCATGATCGGCGACAACGAGCAGTGGCGGACGTCGTTGCACTCGCTCAAGGACCTCGGGCTGCGCATCGCGGTGGACGACTTCGGCACCGGCTACTCGTCGTTGAGCTACCTCAAGGACCTGCCGATCGACGTGCTCAAGGTGGCGAAGCCGTTCGTGGACGGCCTCGACCACGGGACCCGCGAGACGGCGCTGGTCCGCGCGATCCTCGGCATGGCGCACGGCCTCGGCCTCGGCACCGTCGCCGAGGGCGTCGAGCGCGAGGTGCAGCGGGAGGTGCTCGCCGACCTCGGCTGCGCGCACGCCCAGGGGTACCTGTTCGCGAAGCCGATGGCGCCGGAGGACTTCGCCCGCCTCGCCGCCGCGCTCCGGCCGCCGCACGCGCGGGGCGGCGTCGTGATCCCGCTCCCCCGCAACGCCGCCGACTCCCGCTCCGGCACGGCACACGCGTAGGCGCGTGCCGTACGGTCCGCTCATGGACCTCCGGCTCTCCGGCCGCTGCTACGTCGTCACCGGCGCGTCCCGCGGCCTCGGCCGCGCCACCGCCGCCGCGCTCGCCGCCGAGGGCGCCCGCGTCGTCCTCAACGCCCGCTCCGTTGAGTCGCTCGCCGCCACCGTCGGCGAGCTCGGGGCCGGCTC
This sequence is a window from Mycobacteriales bacterium. Protein-coding genes within it:
- a CDS encoding EAL domain-containing protein, which produces MAGDERERHGRPPRVVLTTTAVLWAGALALFVALPDTPYLRVPFAGPAVWALALGPLFLLCERAAVHVEYRDQTHTMSMTDLPLALGLFFVAPHVLLLVQLAATTPVLVWRQRRGAWLPKTAFNVALYLVIGEVETLVFRGVAGGAGPGWRTWLAVLAGVTAANAVVTAAIGTVIRATDGMSPRDMAYGFGIGLTGSLSIAGGALLAVLVLVTDPRSLWLLAVTWAAPYLAYRQLVRTREQQHNLDLLHEMSARLMADAELDDVVGSLLDEVRGRFRAAVAELTLAPLDGETTATRTVVHADGRRETERVALDPAELALVVAGGGDCRVVREGDDDPLAAALDRRGVRDAMLVPLAGRPGALGLLLVGNRLGTLAGGFADADATVFATVGRQMQIALDNGRLERNIASITALKDEMRYQALHDPLTGLANRVQFAARVEEVLRDAAGEPVALLFVDLDDFKTVNDTLGHAAGDDLLRQVADRIRPRLRPDDVAARLGGDEFAICLAGVRDAAAARVVAQRLLAALAEPVDVDGHPMTIRASVGIAIGGAETDPAALLRHADTAMYMAKMQGKGRFEVFDAGLDEHVHERQLLKADLARAAVRNEFFVQYQPVVDVATRRLVGAEALVRWQRPGRGVVPPDEFVGAAEEIGVIHDLGTYVLRTACRHLREWRADWLADPAFSLGVNVSAKQLLHPAFVDDVAAVLADSGVDPVQVTLEVTESVMIGDNEQWRTSLHSLKDLGLRIAVDDFGTGYSSLSYLKDLPIDVLKVAKPFVDGLDHGTRETALVRAILGMAHGLGLGTVAEGVEREVQREVLADLGCAHAQGYLFAKPMAPEDFARLAAALRPPHARGGVVIPLPRNAADSRSGTAHA